Proteins from one Vanessa atalanta chromosome 15, ilVanAtal1.2, whole genome shotgun sequence genomic window:
- the LOC125069204 gene encoding mitotic checkpoint protein BUB3, translated as MTVTRVAESRTEFKLKSLPEDAISSVKFAPKSNQFLLVSSWDCSVRLYDVSANIERHKYNHELPVLDVCFRDAVHSYSGGLDQTLKMYDLNATSETVLGDHKGAIRCVEYANEVNAVLTGSWDGTIKMWDSRVPNCVGTYNQGNERVYTMSIVGEKFVVGTSGRKIFVWDVRNMGHVNQRRESSLKYQTRCIRVFPNKQGYVLSSIEGRVAVEYLDSNPEVQKKKYAFKCHRIKDGGLEKIYPVNAISFHSVYNTFATGGSDGYVNIWDGFNKKRLCQFHRYNTAVSSLSFSHDGSALAIACSQLDETQADEPKPEDTIYIRYVTDQETKPK; from the exons ATGACTGTTACGCGGGTGGCGGAGTCCCGCacggaatttaaattaaagagtcTGCCCGAAGATGCTATATCCAGTGTAAAATTTGcaccaaaatcaaatcaatttctATTAGTATCATCTTGGGACTGTTCTGTGAGGTTATACGATGTGTCGGCTAACATTGAGCGGCATAAATACAATCACGAACTCCCGGTACTTGATGTTTGTTTCAGA GATGCTGTCCATTCCTATAGTGGAGGTCTGGATCAAACCTTAAAGATGTATGACTTAAACGCGACCAGTGAAACTGTACTTGGTGATCATAAGGGTGCAATAAGATGTGTAGAGTATGCCAATGAAGTTAATGCAGTCCTGACAGGGAGCTGGGATGGCACCATCAAGATGTGGGATAGCAGAGTTCCAAACTGTGTTGGAACTTACAACCAGGGAAATGAAaga gtGTACACAATGAGTATTGTTGGTGAGAAATTTGTAGTAGGAACATCAGGtcgtaaaatatttgtatgggATGTACGAAACATGGGCCATGTGAATCAAAGAAGAGAATCCTCACTCAAGTACCAAACTAGATGTATCAGGGTTTTCCCCAACAAGCAAGGCTACGTCCTGAGCTCAATAGAGGGTAGAGTTGCTGTAGAGTACTTGGATAGTAACCCGGaagtacaaaagaaaaaatatgccTTCAAGTGTCATAGAATTAAGGATGGTG GCTTAGAAAAGATATATCCTGTAAATGCAATAAGTTTTCACTCTGTGTACAATACTTTTGCTACGGGTGGCTCGGATGGGTATGTTAATATATGGGATGGATTTAACAAGAAGAGGCTTTGTCAATTCCACag ATACAATACAGCGGTCTCATCCCTTAGCTTCTCTCACGATGGTTCAGCGTTAGCAATTGCTTGCTCACAACTAGACGAAACCCAGGCCGACGAGCCCAAGCCGGAGGACACAATCTACATCCGATATGTCACCGACCAGGAGACTAAACCAAAATGA
- the LOC125069568 gene encoding brefeldin A-inhibited guanine nucleotide-exchange protein 1, which produces MQTNLKTKEMFIVRALEKILADKDIKRSYHSQLKKSCEVALEDIKAELKNGGQIESPESPTSGTLPLPKNDASNIITAEKYFLPFELACQSKASRIVVTALDCLQKLIAYGHLTGNIPDSTTPRKLLIDRIVETICSCFNGPQTDEGVQLQIIKALLTVITSQHVEVHEGTVLLAVRTCYNIYLASKNLINQTTARATLTQMLNVIFTKMENQAIESEANSSNPICDSHHKIPNGNVIMEETANQVHEESKEITPVTEVVDEVLEAKMIAQQIVDSVIDNAVTIATKKTTEEHSQSGPDNNENPSDSQDSGSVSQESNGQINIESTMTRIPSQESVDVASENDNSVTAKFTHVLQKDAFLVFRALCKLSMKPLPDGTPDPKSHELRSKILSLHLLLSILQNAGPVFRNNEMFITAIKQYLCVALSKNGVSSVPEVFELSLAIFLALLQNFKVHLKKQIEVFFKEIFMNILETTSSSFEHKWMVIQALTRICGDAQSVVDIYVNYDCDLSAANLFQRLVNDVSKIAQGRQALELGATPNQEKSMRIRGLECLVSILKCMVEWSKELYINPNMQTTLGERPIKEDTDRQSIKSHGGSSLSLVSTGSSNIGNRETLDSPEQFEVLKQQKEVWETGIELFNRKPKKGVSFLQEQGLLGTSTKEIAEWLLTDERLDKIFIGEYLGENDDHSKEVMYAYVDSMKFSNMDIVAALRHFLEGFRLPGEAQKIDRLMEKFAARYCECNLTNTLFMSADTVYVLAFSIIMLTTDLHSPQVKTKMTKEQYIKLNSGISDNNDLPREYLSQIYDEIAGHEIKMKNTNKPGKHMISNEKKRKLIWNMEMEQISTAAKNLMESVSHVQTHFTTAKHVEHVRPMFKMAWTPFLAAFSVGLQDCDDPEIASLCLDGIRCAIRIACIFHMSLERDAYVQALARFTLLTANSPITEMKAKNIDTIKTLITVAHTDGNYLGYSWFDVVKCISQLELAQLIGTGVRPQFLSGSGIKPQPDSLKFSLMTLDPSVKEHIGETSSQSVVVAVDRIFTGSTRLDGNAIVDFVKALCQVSLDELSHPTNPRMFSLQKIVEISYYNMGRIRLQWSRIWQVLGDHFNKVGCSANEDISFFAVDSLRQLSMKFIEKGEFANFKFQKDFLRPFEHIMKKNSSPTIRDMVVRCIAQMVNSQAPNIKSGWKNIFSVFHLAASDQDEAIVDLAFQTTGKIITELYEKQFPAMIDSFQDAVKCLSEFACNAKFPDTSMEAIRLVRSCASAVGTSPQLFAEHAGLEGEQGAPEVDRVWLRGWFPLLFSLSCVVSRCKLDVRTRGLTVLFEIIKTHGESFRPHWWRDLFNILFRIFDNMKLPEHQLEKNEWMTTTCNHALYAIVDVFTQYFDILGSLLLEQLYAQLHWCVQQDNEQLARSGTNCLENLVISNGTKYDEETWNKTCQIMLDIFNSTLPTTLLTWKPEEGEDGETPQVRHGILKKPQGGDEVKSSNRIFNSLLIKCVVQLELIQTIDNIVFYPATSRKEDAETLALAAAELTGGTPGTEQECQREEQGMYRLLSSPHLLRLVECLMCSHRFAKTFNTNNAQRNVLWKANFKGSVKPNMLKQETQSLACVLRILFKMYSDEARRSHWPAVQKSLITISCEALEYFGSLTNEAHRDAWTSILLLILTRILKMPDERFAAHVSSYYPVLCEITCFDLKPELRSVLRRVFIRIGPVFNIISNTQ; this is translated from the exons ATGCAAACCAATCTTAAAACTAAAGAAATGTTTATAGTCAGAGCTTTGGAAAAGATACTAGCCGATAAGGACATCAAACGATCCTATCACAGTCAATTGAAAAAGTCGTGCGAAGTAGCTTTAG AGGATATAAAAGCTGAATTAAAAAATGGGGGTCAAATTGAATCACCCGAAAGCCCAACATCTGGCACACTCCCTTTACCAAAAAATGATGCATCCAACATTATTACCGCAGAAAAATATTTCCTTCCCTTTGAATTGGCTTGCCAAAGCAAAGCATCTCGGATAGTTGTGACAGCTCTGGATTGCCTCCAGAAACTTATTGCTTATGGTCATCTCACTGGAAACATTCCTGATTCAACCACACCTCGCAAGCTCTTAATTGATAGAATAGTCGAAACCATTTGCAGTTGTTTCAATGGCCCTCAAACAGATGAAGGTGTCCAACTTCAAATAATCAAAGCCCTCCTAACTGTGATAACTAGCCAACATGTTGAAGTCCATGAAGGTACAGTGCTTTTGGCTGTCAGAacctgttataatatttatttggcaagtaaaaatcttattaatcaaACAACTGCAAGAGCTACCCTAACtcaaatgttaaatgttatttttactaaaatggaAAACCAAGCTATTGAATCAGAAGCAAACAGCTCTAATCCTATTTGTGATAGTCACCATAAAATACCTAATGGAAATGTAATAATGGAGGAAACAGCCAATCAAGTCCACGAAGAAAGTAAAGAAATAACACCAGTAACTGAGGTTGTAGATGAGGTATTAGAAGCAAAAATGATAGCTCAGCAAATAGTTGATTCTGTTATTGATAATGCAGTTACAATTGCTACTAAGAAAACTACAGAAGAACATAGCCAAAGTGGTCCAGACAATAACGAAAATCCATCAGATTCACAAGATAGTGGCAGTGTTTCTCAAGAAAGCAATGgtcaaattaatattgaatcgaCAATGACGAGAATTCCATCACAAGAGAGTGTTGATGTTGCGTCAGAAAATGATAATTCAGTGACAGCTAAGTTCACACATGTGTTACAAAAGGATGCTTTTCTTGTTTTTAGAGCTCTATGTAAACTTTCAATGAAACCTTTACCTGATGGTACACCTGACCCAAAATCACATGAATTGAGATCTAAAATTCTCTCCTTACATTTACTTTTGTCTATATTGCAAAATGCTGGTCCTGTTTTTAGAAATAATGAGATGTTTATAACTGCAATAAAGCAATATCTTTGTGTTGCTTTATCTAAAAATGGAGTCAGTTCTGTACCTGAAGTATTTGAACTTTCCCTAGCAATTTTCTTGGCCTTGctacaaaattttaaagttcatttaaaaaagcAAATTGAAGTATTCTTTAAAGaaattttcatgaatattttaGAAACCACTAGCTCGTCATTTGAACATAAATGGATGGTAATTCAAGCTCTGACAAGAATATGTGGTGATGCCCAAAGTGTAGTTGATATTTATGTCAACTATGACTGTGATTTATCAGCAGCTAATCTATTTCAAAGGCTTGTTAATGATGTTTCTAAGATAGCTCAAGGAAGACAGGCTTTAGAACTTGGAGCGACACCTAATCAAGAAAAATCTATGAGAATTCGAGGACTAGAATGTCTTGTCTCCATATTAAAATGCATGGTAGAGTGGAGTAAAGAATTATACATCAATCCCAATATGCAAACTACATTAGGAGAACGACCAATTAAAGAGGATACAGATCGTCAAAGCATTAAATCACACGGCGGATCAAGCCTTAGTTTGGTTTCTACAGGATCCAGCAATATTGGGAATCGGGAAACCCTGGATTCACCAGAGCAATTTGAAGTTTTGAAACAGCAAAAAGAAGTTTGGGAAACAGGAATTGAGCTCTTTAATAGAAAACCAAAAAAAGGAGTTTCGTTTCTACAAGAGCAAGGCTTACTTGGCACATCAACTAAAGAAATAGCAGAATGGCTATTAACTGATGAAAGattggataaaatatttattggtgaGTATTTAGGTGAAAATGATGATCATTCCAAAGAAGTAATGTATGCATATGTTGATTCAATGAAATTTTCTAATATGGATATTGTTGCTGCGTTACGGCATTTCTTAGAAGGGTTTAGACTGCCCGGTGAAGCTCAAAAAATTGACAGATTGATGGAAAAATTTGCTGCTCGTTATTGTGAATGTAATCTtactaatacattatttatgagTGCTGATACTGTTTATGTATTAGCATTTTCCATTATAATGCTAACAACAGATTTGCACTCACCACAAGTGAAGACTAAAATGACAAAGGAACAATACATTAAGCTGAATAGTGGTATAAGCGACAATAACGACTTGCCGCGTGAGTATTTATCTCAAATTTATGACGAAATAGCAGgtcatgaaattaaaatgaaaaacacaaATAAGCCTGGTAAACACATGATCTCTAACGAGAAAAAACGTAAACTGATATGGAATATGGAAATGGAGCAAATATCAACCGCAGCTAAGAATTTAATGGAGTCTGTTTCTCACGTACAAACTCATTTCACTACAGCTAAACATGTTGAGCACGTGCGACCCATGTTTAAAATGGCTTGGACACCTTTCCTTGCGGCTTTTTCCGTCGGGCTTCAAGATTGTGATGATCCAGAAATTGCTTCATTATGTTTAGATGGCATTCGATGCGCTATTCGAATAGCCTGTATTTTCCACATGTCACTTGAAAGAGATGCGTATGTTCAAGCACTAGCCCGCTTCACATTGCTAACGGCTAATTCACCTATTACTGAAATGAaagcaaaaaatattgacaCTATCAAAACCCTCATAACTGTTGCACACACTGATGGTAATTATTTAGGCTATAGCTGGTTCGACGTAGTGAAATGCATTTCGCAATTAGAGTTGGCACAACTTATTGGAACAGGTGTAAGACCACAATTCTTGTCTGGATCAGGAATCAAACCTCAACCTGATTCTTTGAAATTCAGTCTCATGACATTGGATCCAAGTGTGAAGGAGCATATAGGCGAAACAAGCTCACAGAGTGTAGTTGTGGCAGTAGATAGAATATTCACAGGATCTACAAGGCTTGACGGTAATGCAATCGTTGATTTCGTCAAAGCTCTCTGTCAAGTATCATTAGATGAATTAAGTCATCCAACAAATCCACGAATGTTCTCTCTACAAAAAATTGTTGAAATATCCTATTATAATATGGGCAGAATTAGGCTGCAGTGGTCTAGGATATGGCAAGTGCTAGGTGACCACTTTAATAAAGTAGGCTGCAGTGCCAACGAAGATATATCATTTTTCGCAGTTGATTCCTTGAGGCAATTATCCATGAAATTCATTGAAAAGGGTGAATTCGCTAATTTCAAGTTCCAAAAAGATTTTTTGAGACCATTTGAACATATTATGAAGAAGAATAGCTCGCCGACAATAAGAGATATGGTTGTTAGATGCATCGCTCAAATGGTCAACTCGCAGGCACCGAACATAAAATCTGGTtggaaaaacatattttcagtATTTCATTTGGCAGCAAGTGACCAAGATGAAGCGATTGTCGACTTAGCATTCCAAACTACAGGCAAAATTATTACAGAACTGTATGAAAAACAGTTTCCCGCTATGATAGATTCCTTCCAAGATGCGGTAAAATGTTTGTCTGAATTTGCTTGTAATGCTAAATTCCCAGATACGTCCATGGAAGCTATAAGACTAGTCAGATCCTGTGCGTCAGCAGTGGGAACATCCCCACAGCTGTTTGCTGAACACGCCGGGCTCGAAGGAGAACAAGGTGCACCTGAGGTCGACAGGGTGTGGCTGCGTGGATGGTTTCCCCTTCTTTTTTCGCTATCATGTGTCGTAAGCCGTTGCAAACTTGACGTCCGCACTAGAGGATTAACTGTCctctttgaaattattaaaacacatgGTGAATCATTCCGTCCTCATTGGTGGAGagatctatttaatattttgtttagaatatTTGACAATATGAAGCTACCTGAACATCAGTTAGAGAAAAATGAATGGATGACTACAACTTGCAATCACGCGTTATATGCTATCGTCGATGTCTTCACGCAATATTTTGACATTCTTGGTTCGCTTTTGCTCGAACAACTTTATGCACAATTACATTGGTGCGTTCAGCAAGATAACGAACAACTGGCGAGATCAGGAACTAATTGTTTGGAAAATCTAGTCATATCGAATGGAACGAAATACGACGAAGAAACCTGGAACAAGACTTGTCAGATAATGCTAGATATATTTAACAGCACTTTACCTACTACATTACTTACATGGAAACCTGAGGAAGGTGAAGACGGTGAAACGCCTCAAGTTCGTCATGGCATATTAAAGAAGCCGCAAGGAGGAGATGAGGTGAAATCATCGAACCGGATTTTTAACAGTCTACTCATCAAGTGTGTAGTGCAGTTGGAACTTATTCAAACAATTGATAATATCGTATTTTATCCTGCTACTTCAAGGAAGGAAGATGCTGAAACATTAGCACTGGCTGCTGCTGAATTGACTGGTGGCACTCCAGGGACAGAGCaggaatgtcaacgtgaagaacaAGGCATGTACAGATTACTTAGCTCACCGCATTTACTACGACTCGTTGAATGTCTAATGTGCAGTCATCGATTTGCTAAAACCTTTAACACGAACAACGCGCAAAGAAATGTACTTTGGAAGGCGAATTTCAAGGGCTCAGTCAAACCTAACATGCTGAAACAGGAGACCCAGTCACTCGCTTGTGTGCTGCGAATATTGTTCAAGATGTACAGCGACGAAGCGCGTAGAAGTCACTGGCCGGCTGTACAAAAAAGCCTAATAACTATTTCTTGTGAAGCACTCGAATATTTTGGTTCGTTAACGAATGAAGCTCACAGAGACGCATGGACATCGATACTTCTTCTCATTCTTACAAGAATACTCAAGATGCCCGATGAACga TTTGCGGCGCACGTATCGAGCTACTACCCAGTGCTCTGTGAAATAACTTGCTTCGACCTCAAGCCGGAGCTGCGGTCGGTGCTCAGACGAGTATTCATTCGCATCGGACCAGTTTTCAATATTATCTCTAACACGCAAtaa
- the LOC125069569 gene encoding actin-related protein 2/3 complex subunit 1A-B yields MSQTLTFGDSCAPITCHAWNKDRNQIAFSPNNNEVHIYQKEGSEWKQTDNLVEHDMRVMGIDWAPNTNRIVTCSVDRNAYVWTQGDDGKWTTTLVLLRINRAATCVKWSPMENKFAVGSGARLISICYFEKENNWWVSKHIKKPIRSTVTTLDWHPNNILLVAGSTDFKVRVFSAYIKDIEDQPGPNVWGSKLPLGQLLAEFPSAGSGWVHSVSFSADGNKVAWVGHDSSINVADATQGKTVIKLKTEYLPFLGCIWISNNTLIVAGHSCIPLLYCHDGDEIKFVAKLDNTQRKESGGLSAMKKFQSLDRQARIETSDTYLDSIHQNAITCINLYKGTKADAVKFSTSGLDGQLVTWDLRSIESLEDLRIH; encoded by the exons ATGTCTCAAACCCTCACATTCGGTGACTCATGCGCTCCGATAACATGTCATGCTTGGAATAAGGATAGGAACC AAATAGCTTTCTCGCCCAACAACAATGAAGTCCATATATATCAGAAAGAAGGAAGTGAGTGGAAGCAGACAGACAATCTTGTCGAACATGATATGAGAGTGATGGGTATAGATTGGGCTCCTAACACCAATAGAATTGTCACTTGCTCTGTTGACCGTAATGCTTATGTTTGGACTCAAGGAGATGATGGAAAGTGGACTACAACTCTTGTTTTACTGCGCATTAATCGCGCCGCTACGTGCGTAAAGTGGTCCCCGATGGAAAATAAGTTTGCAGTTGGTTCAGGGGCTCGATTGATCTCCATCTGCTACTTTGAGAAAGAGAATAATTGGTGGGTATCTAAGCACATCAAAAAACCTATTCGTTCCACTGTGACTACTCTGGACTGGCATCCGAATAATATCCTTCTAGTGGCTGGATCTACTGATTTTAAAGTCAGGGTATTCTCTGCTTATATAAAGGATATCGAAGACCAACCTGGACCTAATGTTTGGGGCTCCAAGCTTCCCTTGGGCCAGCTATTAGCCGAGTTCCCTTCGGCTGGAAGTGGCTGGGTACACAGTGTGTCTTTTTCTGCTGATGGTAATAAAGTGGCTTGGGTGGGACATGATAGTTCCATCAATGTTGCTGATGCTACTCAAGGCAAAACTGTAATTAAACTCAAGACTGAATACTTGCCATTTTTGGGGTGTATTTGGATATCTAACAATACCCTCATTGTGGCAGGACATAGCTGCATTCCTTTACTTTACTGCCATGATggtgatgaaattaaatttgttgcCAAATTAGACAATACTCAGAGAAAAGAATCAGGAGGTTTGTCTGCCATGAAGAAGTTCCAGTCGTTAGATCGTCAAGCTCGTATCGAGACAAGTGACACGTATTTGGATTCTATCCACCAAAATGCTATAACTTGCATTAATCTTTACAAAGGAACTAAGGCAGATGCTGTCAAGTTTAGTACTTCAGGATTAGATGGTCAGCTAGTCACTTGGGACCTCAGGTCTATCGAGTCACTCGAGGATCTGAGGATTCACTAA
- the LOC125069319 gene encoding translin-associated protein X, producing the protein MSGRGKYRGNRQRHSQTTLSNVAKEAAISLPADSPVLAMFKDAALKLNDRQDRHERLVKLSRDITIESKRIIFLLHSAITEEAAEKAVKEAKERLEKLTKGPIKSIGLELENIPAYLHSRAVTAGLQEFIEARTFCSLMESKVIITWSEVQKEFQYVIKEGDEDERVVATLLTQTDYMLGIADLTGELMRKAINSISSGESQACFHACQVVRDLYTGYLGLFCMGKELARKMSTTRNNVAKVEAAVYALRVRGGEAPPLLLLPVKPEWETIEHSDDEGFY; encoded by the exons aTGTCTGGACGAG GTAAATATCGTGGTAATCGGCAAAGGCATTCCCAAACGACATTATCCAATGTAGCAAAAGAGGCAGCTATATCTTTGCCAGCAGATAGTCCAGTTTTGGCGATGTTTAAAGACGCAGCTTTGAAACTAAATGATCGTCAAGACAGACACGAGAGACTGGTTAAACTCTCTAGGGATATAACCATTGAAAGCAAGAGAATAATATTCCTCTTACATTCTGCTATTAC tgaAGAAGCTGCAGAAAAAGCTGTTAAAGAAGCAAAGGAACGCCTTGAAAAGCTTACCAAAGGACCAATAAAGAGTATTGGTTTAGAACTTGAAAACATACCAGCTTACTTGCATTCCCGAGCAGTCACGGCAGGGTTGCAAGAATTTATTGAAGCTAGGACTTTCTGCTCTTTAATGGAGAGCAAAGTGATAATCACATGGTCAGAAGTACAGAAGGAATTTCAGTATGTGATAAAAGAAGGAGATGAAGATGAGAGGGTTGTTGCCACATTGTTAACTCAAACGGACTACATGCTCGGTATTGCTGATCTCACTGGGGAATTGATGCGAAAAGCAATCAATTCAATATCAAGTGGTGAGAGCCAGGCATGCTTTCATGCTTGTCAGGTTGTGAGAGATCTATACACTGGATATTTAG GACTGTTTTGCATGGGTAAAGAGCTAGCTCGTAAGATGTCCACAACTCGCAACAATGTTGCTAAGGTGGAGGCAGCAGTGTATGCTTTAAGAGTGCGGGGCGGGGAGGCTCCTCCATTGTTGTTGCTGCCGGTCAAACCTGAGTGGGAAACAATCGAGCACTCAGATGATgaaggattttattaa
- the LOC125069339 gene encoding aprataxin and PNK-like factor isoform X1 → MTIKLIRIDASNCTKVQLGHGEHIVGRGKLLDCNDKRISHEHGELLVGDETITIKALHLNPCFFKLKDSKAIEILQLGSSKTLNNGDRFGLLPDDFWYEVIYCPDGEDSGKTESEKNTEEYVLMEAVPSESNTINLNKVNIDGSGGSNGDNNSRPESPSLLSTHNENTIQINQHITVSKDNESVQPEVSGSGLSNSQNQSNEQKVGNDDESNNKSPSIKRSHSPDSGDVKKVKTENVTVKVDPDDVKPGPSDLAAGANINDGAAKDKPNRPRERCIYGVNCYRRNPQHLAQFSHPRDADWGAGERGACPYGAACRKPDPRHWRCHDHPPGTLPPPRPGQKKRPKKNVPDVLPVQNIVTGKRIRRTVQKENWSDTGSDTEPDPYGTDESDEWEPDSLDYSEDA, encoded by the exons ATGACTATAAAGTTAATAAGAATTGATGCCTCTAATTGTACTAAAGTTCAGTTAGGGCACGGTGAACACATTGTAGGAAGAGGAAAACTTCTAGAT TGCAACGATAAACGTATATCGCATGAACATGGAGAATTGTTAGTAGGCGATGAAACAATTACTATAAAAGCG ttgcatCTAAATCCTTgcttttttaaactaaaagatTCAAAAGCAATAGAAATTTTACAACTTGGATCTTCTAAAACACTAAATAATGGAGATCGATTTGGTCTCTTGCCTGATGATTTTTGGTATGAAGTAATTTATTGCCCAGATGGTGAGGATTCGGGCAAGACtgaatcagaaaaaaatacagaagaATATGTGCTGATGGAAGCTGTCCCTAGCGAAAGTAAcacaataaatttgaataaagttaatattgATGGTTCAGGTGGCTCTAACGGTGATAATAACAGTCGACCAGAGTCACCTTCCTTGTTAA gTACACATAATGAAAACACCATCCAAATAAATCAACATATAACAGTATCAAAGGATAATGAGTCAGTTCAACCTGAAGTCAGTGGGTCTGGTTTGTCAAATTcacaaaatcaatcaaatgaACAAAAAGTAGGAAATGATGACGagtcaaataataaaagtcCATCAATAAAACGATCACACAGTCCAGACAGTGGTGATGtgaaaaaggttaaaactgAAAATGTGACAGTGAAAGTAGATCCTGATGACGTAAAACCTGGACCTAGTGATCTTgcg GCTGGTGCAAATATAAATGATGGTGCTGCAAAAGATAAGCCAAATCGACCGAGGGAAAGGTGTATATATGGTGTGAATTGTTACAG ACGGAACCCGCAGCACCTGGCGCAGTTCAGCCACCCGCGCGACGCGGACTGGGGCGCGGGCGAGCGCGGCGCGTGCCCGTACGGCGCCGCGTGCCGCAAGCCCGACCCGCGCCACTGGCGCTGCCACGACCACCCGCCGGGCACGCTGCCGCCGCCCCGGCCAG GTCAGAAAAAAAGACCAAAGAAAAATGTTCCCGATGTGTTGCCAGTTCAAAATATAGTGACGGGGAAGAGGATTCGAAGAACGGTTCAGAAGGAAAATTGGAGTGATACCGGCTCAGATACTGAACCCGATCCGTATGGTACAGACGAATCGGACGAATGGGAGCCTGACAGTCTTGATTATTCAGAAGAtgcttaa
- the LOC125069339 gene encoding aprataxin and PNK-like factor isoform X2: protein MTIKLIRIDASNCTKVQLGHGEHIVGRGKLLDCNDKRISHEHGELLVGDETITIKALHLNPCFFKLKDSKAIEILQLGSSKTLNNGDRFGLLPDDFWYEVIYCPDGEDSGKTESEKNTEEYVLMEAVPSESNTINLNKVNIDGSGGSNGDNNSRPESPSLLSTHNENTIQINQHITVSKDNESVQPEVSGSGLSNSQNQSNEQKVGNDDESNNKSPSIKRSHSPDSGDVKKVKTENVTVKVDPDDVKPGPSDLAAGANINDGAAKDKPNRPRERCIYGVNCYRRNPQHLAQFSHPRDADWGAGERGACPYGAACRKPDPRHWRCHDHPPGTLPPPRPGMQVVERRGNVFFINAQTVNFYDDHFQVEDTDGDSVDYDYEF from the exons ATGACTATAAAGTTAATAAGAATTGATGCCTCTAATTGTACTAAAGTTCAGTTAGGGCACGGTGAACACATTGTAGGAAGAGGAAAACTTCTAGAT TGCAACGATAAACGTATATCGCATGAACATGGAGAATTGTTAGTAGGCGATGAAACAATTACTATAAAAGCG ttgcatCTAAATCCTTgcttttttaaactaaaagatTCAAAAGCAATAGAAATTTTACAACTTGGATCTTCTAAAACACTAAATAATGGAGATCGATTTGGTCTCTTGCCTGATGATTTTTGGTATGAAGTAATTTATTGCCCAGATGGTGAGGATTCGGGCAAGACtgaatcagaaaaaaatacagaagaATATGTGCTGATGGAAGCTGTCCCTAGCGAAAGTAAcacaataaatttgaataaagttaatattgATGGTTCAGGTGGCTCTAACGGTGATAATAACAGTCGACCAGAGTCACCTTCCTTGTTAA gTACACATAATGAAAACACCATCCAAATAAATCAACATATAACAGTATCAAAGGATAATGAGTCAGTTCAACCTGAAGTCAGTGGGTCTGGTTTGTCAAATTcacaaaatcaatcaaatgaACAAAAAGTAGGAAATGATGACGagtcaaataataaaagtcCATCAATAAAACGATCACACAGTCCAGACAGTGGTGATGtgaaaaaggttaaaactgAAAATGTGACAGTGAAAGTAGATCCTGATGACGTAAAACCTGGACCTAGTGATCTTgcg GCTGGTGCAAATATAAATGATGGTGCTGCAAAAGATAAGCCAAATCGACCGAGGGAAAGGTGTATATATGGTGTGAATTGTTACAG ACGGAACCCGCAGCACCTGGCGCAGTTCAGCCACCCGCGCGACGCGGACTGGGGCGCGGGCGAGCGCGGCGCGTGCCCGTACGGCGCCGCGTGCCGCAAGCCCGACCCGCGCCACTGGCGCTGCCACGACCACCCGCCGGGCACGCTGCCGCCGCCCCGGCCAG gTATGCAAGTCGTGGAACGACGTGGCAATGTATTCTTCATAAATGCACAGACAGTTAATTTTTACGATGATCATTTTCAAGTGGAAGATACCGATGGTGATAGCGTCGATTACGATTACGAATTCTAA